A single region of the Silene latifolia isolate original U9 population chromosome 8, ASM4854445v1, whole genome shotgun sequence genome encodes:
- the LOC141594912 gene encoding uncharacterized protein LOC141594912, which yields MARTTALRKGLYVPKERSSGNNLAENNVIITRSSRGRGRRSLTICDSEESESDGSYVPSDEEEVDEGHGLSDLKAEDNRIISTLEYVDDDYNPYEVHGWTDKGGGYNSKLFKNGELYENKVFCAIRLKPWQLFMDKDHFKDVLRHYCVQEGFSLVVVKAESNRYTADCATTDCGWRINASVLPDGKTWAIKSIRNPDHGCNGVLTKNPMANCKWVAKKLIEDIRANHAITAQSVNDLLMQRYGLEMPKSSIYKMKEIALREINGGHDVSYRLLCHYCEMIKLTNPGSVALASGSRTEDGVLQFKACFISFHAQIAGLNRGCRSLIGVDGAHLKGNYGGVLLSAVALDGNYEMFPIVVAVVACENKESWCYFFNNLKALVNDSGRDDWTKISDRQKGVEPALETVWPEAYKRYCCRHLCKNFKQDHPGLLMHNLFWRVVGATSEYTFKKALEMVAQNGGMGAARWFLDLGDKESWAKHKFDPRLCCEDNTSNFVESFNITLRVHRCNPVLSMLEGIRRIGMVRHASRQAAADSWPDDGICPNILNRLKELIQNSRFCTVYASGNGEFEVRDGGSFLPVNLNLRTCKCGAWQISGIPCKHAVRAIIHAGREPTDFVSEWFSVRRYREAYGLNFHPIEDSDQWPAIDVPSLEPPPLKRSISRPARNRIREPGEERTGKRSIVITCKKCGCTGHNSKTCKGGYTAKERNQLQVFRVAATKSSVRLARFGMADLSATLAKIKEEGPQGSGDTEPVIDLTEH from the exons ATGGCCAGAACTACTGCTTTGAGAAAAGGGTTATATGTCCCTAAAGAAAGATCATCTGGAAACAATTTGGCAGAGAACAATGTGATAATTACAAGGAGTAGTAGGGGAAGAGGAAGAAGGTCATTGACCATCTGTGATTCTGAAGAATCTGAAAGTGATGGATCGTATGTACCATCTgatgaagaagaggttgatgaggGGCATGGTTTGTCTGATCTTAAGGCAGAGGATAATAGAATAATATCAACACTTGAGTATGTTGATGATGACTATAATCCATATGAGGTACATGGATGGACTGATAAGGGTGGAGGATACAATTCAAAGCTGTTCAAAAATGGTGAGTTGTATGAAAATAAAGTATTCTGTGCAATTAGGTTGAAACCTTGGCAGTTGTTCATGGACAAGGACCATTTCAAAGATGTTCTAAGACATTATTGTGTGCAAGAAGGGTTTAGCTTGGTTGTTGTGAAGGCTGAAAGCAATAGATACACAGCTGACTGTGCTACTACAGATTGTGGGTGGAGGATAAATGCCAGTGTGCTTCCTGATGGGAAAACATGGGCAATAAAGTCAATAAGAAACCCTGACCATGGCTGTAATGGTGTATTAACTAAGAACCCAATGGCAAACTGTAAGTGGGTGGCAAAGAAATTAATTGAGGATATCAGGGCTAATCATGCAATAACTGCTCAGTCAGTTAATGATTTGTTGATGCAGAGGTATGGACTTGAAATGCCTAAGTCATCTATTTATAAGATGAAGGAAATTGCTTTGAGAGAAATAAATGGAGGGCATGATGTTTCATATAGACTACTCTGCCATTATTGTGAAATGATTAAGCTTACCAACCCTGGCAGTGTTGCATTGGCATCTGGGTCTCGCACTGAAGATGGTGTCCTACAGTTCAAGGCATGTTTCATTTCATTCCATGCTCAAATTGCTGGGTTAAATAGAGGATGTAGGAGTCTGATTGGAGTTGATGGTGCACATCTGAAAGGGAATTATGGAGGAGTGTTATTATCAGCAGTTGCACTTGATGGGAATTATGAAATGTTCCCCATAGTTGTTGCAGTGGTGGCTTGTGAGAATAAAGAAAGCTGGTGCTACTTCTTTAATAATCTAAAAGCATTAGTGAATGACTCTGGCAGGGATGATTGGACTAAAATATCTGATAGGCAAAAG GGTGTTGAACCAGCCTTAGAGACTGTATGGCCTGAGGCATACAAGAGGTATTGTTGTAGACATTTGTGCAAGAATTTTAAGCAAGACCATCCTGGTTTACTAATGCATAACCTATTTTGGAGGGTAGTAGGTGCAACATCAGAGTATACTTTCAAGAAAGCACTTGAAATGGTAGCTCAGAATGGTGGGATGGGGGCAGCAAGATGGTTCTTGGACTTAGGTGACAAAGAGTCATGGGCTAAACATAAATTTGACCCAAGGCTTTGTTGTGAAGACAACACAAGCAACTTTGTAGAGAGTTTTAATATCACCCTTCGAGTTCATAGATGCAATCCTGTATTAAGTATGCTTGAAG GTATTAGAAGGATTGGTATGGTCAGACATGCCTCTAGGCAAGCAGCAGCTGACAGTTGGCCAGATGATGGTATTTGTCCCAACATCCTAAATAGGCTCAAAGAACTCATTCAAAATTCAAGATTTTGTACTGTATATGCATCTGGAAATGGTGAGTTTGAAGTGCGTGATGGTGGTTCTTTTCTGCCTGTAAACCTCAATCTTAGAACCTGTAAATGTGGAGCATGGCAAATTAGTGGAATACCTTGCAAACATGCAGTTAGAGCCATAATACATGCTGGTAGGGAGCCTACTGATTTTGTAAGTGAATGGTTCAGTGTAAGGAGGTACAGGGAGGCATATGGGTTGAACTTTCACCCAATTGAAGATTCGGATCAATGGCCTGCCATAGATGTCCCTTCATTAGAACCACCTCCCCTTAAGAGGTCTATTAGCAGGCCTGCTAGAAACAGAATTAGAGAGCCAGGAGAGGAAAGAACGGGAAAAAGGTCTATTGTCATCACTTGCAAAAAGTGCGGATGTACTGGTCACAACTCTAAAACCTGTAAAGGAGGCTATACTGCAAAGGAAAGGAATCAACTTCAAG TATTTCGTGTTGCAGCTACTAAGTCATCtgttcgccttgccaggtttggcatggctgacctttcagccacGCTGGcgaagatcaaggaagaaggtcCCCAGGGAAGCGGGGATACTGAGCCTGTTATTGACTTGACTGAGCACTGA